The region CAGACTGAAGGTTAGCACGAAGATCGAGTAAAGGGCGAAGCTCTTCACGAAGCTGCTGGAGACGGCACGCAGCATGAGCATGTGCGTCGAGATGGAGAGCACTGGCAGGGAGCCCACCAGCAGGCAGAACTCCATGGAAACCAGCAGGATGGTGATCACTGCCAGGACCCGCTTTGTCTCCTCGTCGTAGGTGGATTCGATGCAGGTACAAATGGACAGGACGATTAGGGCTATCTCCATCCAGTTGATGGCCGATTTGAGGTAGACCATTGGCGACATCATCGCCTGTATGGCCTCGCGCACAATCAGGTATCCGATGCCCACCCAGGAGAGGATTTGAAAGAACCCTGTCCATACGGCATGCTCGCTCTCGTGAAACTTCAGGAGCGTGTAAGCTATGATGGAGGCAGTGAAAAGCGAGTAGATCAGGAAGTTCAGGTAGAAGATGAGGGACAGCCGGTGCCACTTGAGGAACAGGAAGCTAGAGATCAGAGGATGCTGCAGTAGGTAGCTGAGCTCCTTCGACTTGGCTATATAAGCTATGGGCGTCATTTCGTCGCGCAGCGAGTGGGACAAGGCTTGGGACTCTCTAGCCTCCTGGCGCATCAGGTTCTTGAAATCGATCTGGATCTCGAAGCTACTCTCGCCAGGCTTCTCCCCGTTTGTGGTGATGCAGGAGTCGAAGTGCTCCTGCAGCAGCTCCGGGGCAATGTCCTGAATGGGCAAGTCCCCAAACTTGCTCTTGGCTCCGATGTAGGCGCCTTGCTGGAGCAGCTCCTTGATAGCCCATGTGTTTCGATATTTTACGGCGTAGGCCAGTGGGGTCATGCCTCCCTTGTCCGTCTCGTTGATGTCGACTAGATGGCTGGCCAAAAGTACTTTGAAGCAGCGCTCGTAGTCGCAGTATACCTCGTACGGTTGCTCCTCCAACCTACTAATGGCGGAGTTAAGGAGACGCGACTTGCTGGTTATATGGAGTTGCGGATGCCTCAGAAGGCGCTCTAGAGCTTGCCAGTTGCCGGAAATCACGGCCACCTCTATGACATTGGCCTGATTGGGTTTTCCTGCTGCGCCGTTTATGTTAACACCAGTGCCCAAGATCGCCTCCAATGCCTTCTGCTTGCCCCTCTTGATGCTCTCCTCCAGCAGGGCCAGATACTCCTCTTGGTTTGTGTTGCGCTGGTTATCCGCGGAGCTGCTGAGGTTTTTCTTGTACTCGTCTAGCTGCTGCAGGAACTGCTCCTCGTCGCAGTCTCTTAAGGTGCGCTGAAGTTGATCGGTGTCCAATGGTCCGGAGCTTGGCTCGGGTAGCTGTAGCCCAGGGTACTGTGTTTGGAGCAACTGACGCACCTGGCCGTTGCGATAGCTATCGATGTCCAGGAGTGGTTGGGCCAGGAATAGCTCCACCAGTTTCTGCTGCTCAGTCTTTGGTACCTTCTTGTTGCGGAGTACGTGATGCAGGGGCGTGAACTCGCTCTGGTCGACCGCGTTTGGGGAGGCTCCGTAGAGCAGCAagagctccatgcaggctctGACATCTGCGGCGTTGTCCGCTGTTAGATTCTTGGCCAGCGAGTTGAGGGGTGTTAGATTGGCATACTTTCTATCCACCTGGACCTTGGCTGAGTTGCCGCGGGGGCGCAGCAAGGCCTCCAGGTTTCCAGCATCTCTCGAATCTGCTGCGTAGTTAACTGCTGCCTTGTTGTTATGTCTATTGACCTGCGGGCGGGAAGATTTGGGTGGTCATCCAAGAATGCTTAACCATGTCCGGTGGCCACTCACATAATTCACGTTGCAGCCGTGGTCAATACAGGCGTCTATGAAATCCCCACAGCCGGGGGTGGAAAGCGTCTTCTCAAAGATACTCTGGTGGCGCTCGTCCTGGCGATACGCCTGTGCTCCTCTGGCCAAGGCCGTTTTAAACTCTGCACTCTGTCTCCTTTCTAGAGCAGCGCTGAGTTGGGCCTGCGGTTCGAGAAAAGCCATGGTCATGTCCATTTCACTAAAAGATGAAGAAAAGATGTAGAATTTATAGAGTTTATCGAATAATGCTTCTTTCAAAGTGTGACGAGAGTGAACGACCAGCGCTAATGAACTCCCACACGGCTCGTCATCCGATGGAGGCAGAGCCCGCATGACCACGGCTTTCGGGGTACTCTGCCTGACCTTGGCAGTCTTTAGACAATAGAACACTCTAGTTTAAGTGGTCAAAACCCAAAAACGGCATTTGACACAGCTTCATGGTACGCTGATTTTCACACAGCCGCAGCTGCGTGGTGGAGCTGGAATAAAAGCTGCCCTACAGGTTTGTCGAAATCCAAGTCTTCGCTCTGCAGGCCATTAAAGAAAGCGTCTCTAAGTGGTTTCCCTGGTACAGACAGACTCGGTCTTAATTTGCTCCCCCATGTAGTTATTAAATCATAACAATCCAACCATGTACGCACTTGGTGGGGCTAGGGAGTGGCGCAATCAGAGGTCGTGGCGATCCACAAATTTTTGAATCAGGTTTTTGGACCGGGATATCGGCGCTTAACGATCATAAAGAACAATCATAAGGTAATCGACACATCAGTATCAATTAGCAATTAATTTGTTGCGCTTTACGCTTTGATTATTCTGCGGAATTGGGCCGGGGTTGGGGTTCCAAAGTTTCAGAGCTCCTGAGTTCCAGATGAAGCCCTGGGGGCGTATCAGCGATTTATCGGCGGCTTTCAGCGTAAATTTCAAGGCGGCGTCTTCTGTGGGATCTTCTCTTGGCTCGATTCTCATCTAACGACTTGCCAATACATGAAATGTGTGAGAAATCGGCTAATCACACTTGGCTAATTTGAATAACGCCACCGTCGATTGTCAGTCAATGGCAAGAATTGGTAATCAGGAAACGTCTTCTCTTGCTAACCCCGTGTTTCATCGGCTAAGCAAATTGGCCATTGTAAATGACCCCCCGACGAGCCAAGCTGATAAGATAAACAAAAAGCACAATCACCCTCTCTAATTGGCTCCACTATATATCGGGGGTATGTATTATGTTGTTTGCCCACCGGAGTATTTGTCAAAGCAATTGACAAACAACTTCACTGTTTGTCGAAGCTCCGAGCCGGGTCTTGGACAACAGTTGACAGAATGGCGTAATTCCTAGTAATTAGCAGAACACAAAGGGCCCACAATTCTGGCCAACTGAGCGGCTTGAGTAGCCAGATTTCAGGCAGTATCCGGAGTCTGGAATGCACTTTCGGCTCCAAACCTGTCGATCAGGTTTGTTCAGACCATGTTATGGCAGAAAATAATTGCACTCGGCGGAAGTCACAAAACGCACAGCTGGGAAGAACCAAGTCTGTGCAGAATTCAATCCAAATCTTGGCAGACAGAGAAGATTTATTCCCTACCCTATCACCCGTAGAATGGCTCTGATAAATTAAGTGTCTGGATGCTCTGAACAAAGGGGAAGAATATTTGGAAAACCAAGACATtcctacatacatatagtGTGAATATTTTCAGAATTAAGATGTTTTCGGGGCGAGAAATTTCAAGCTGATGATCGCATTCGCCGGAAAGCTCTCCacggaaaaattataaactaaTTTGCTTGTCCATAAACTTTGTTTATTAGCAAATAGAACGCTTTTGTTTACCTATTTCATAGCACAATTTTACTGCACTTAATAGAGAATAGAGAATGTTTACACTTGAAATCCATGCTGGAAAAGCGGAGAGTAAAAAAATCTAGGAATCcaaaaaaatggccaaaatggcCTAGGAGGGGCCGAAACAGCCACGATCGTGATTGAGGTCAGGCACGGTTTCGTAGTTTTTGTGGATGCCCCGCCACTGGCAGCCAAAGCTACCATCCGAGCTGGCGGAGCACAACTGTAACCGAGCTCAGCCCCAAATTGTCATCATAAAAACGTCATAATTAAGATGGATGCGCAGATGGGGCTGTGGATGTGAGCGTGGTTGTAGTTGTCGTCGGGGGCTGACTTCATGGCGAAGTGGTTTCgcaccaaaataaaaaccagcaGCTTCTGGATTTAGTTGTATACAAGAAGTGTTTAGCTGTAGAAACACTATCC is a window of Drosophila bipectinata strain 14024-0381.07 chromosome 2R, DbipHiC1v2, whole genome shotgun sequence DNA encoding:
- the pain gene encoding transient receptor potential cation channel protein painless — translated: MDMTMAFLEPQAQLSAALERRQSAEFKTALARGAQAYRQDERHQSIFEKTLSTPGCGDFIDACIDHGCNVNYVNRHNNKAAVNYAADSRDAGNLEALLRPRGNSAKVQVDRKYANLTPLNSLAKNLTADNAADVRACMELLLLYGASPNAVDQSEFTPLHHVLRNKKVPKTEQQKLVELFLAQPLLDIDSYRNGQVRQLLQTQYPGLQLPEPSSGPLDTDQLQRTLRDCDEEQFLQQLDEYKKNLSSSADNQRNTNQEEYLALLEESIKRGKQKALEAILGTGVNINGAAGKPNQANVIEVAVISGNWQALERLLRHPQLHITSKSRLLNSAISRLEEQPYEVYCDYERCFKVLLASHLVDINETDKGGMTPLAYAVKYRNTWAIKELLQQGAYIGAKSKFGDLPIQDIAPELLQEHFDSCITTNGEKPGESSFEIQIDFKNLMRQEARESQALSHSLRDEMTPIAYIAKSKELSYLLQHPLISSFLFLKWHRLSLIFYLNFLIYSLFTASIIAYTLLKFHESEHAVWTGFFQILSWVGIGYLIVREAIQAMMSPMVYLKSAINWMEIALIVLSICTCIESTYDEETKRVLAVITILLVSMEFCLLVGSLPVLSISTHMLMLRAVSSSFVKSFALYSIFVLTFSLCFYILFGKDMPPIQDNAVPHTTPSPDANPKDKGEFNTFSKPIEALIKTIVMLTGEFDASEIKFTSIYTYLIFLLFVFFMTIVLFNLLNGLAVSDTQAIKTQAELNGEICRTNLLTRYELVLTGRHGRAGCLSASQPFRSIIQRLLNIYPNYLGLRQISVLPNDGNKVLIPTSYTFEAPYNQVSTNPTASQKKLLDPPLQLLPCCCSMLTGKCSQIDARTVKLALALIDQKTSTEQRRLREQQSDRRLQVIEQKLESLLQLLQERN